The following proteins are co-located in the Eleginops maclovinus isolate JMC-PN-2008 ecotype Puerto Natales chromosome 23, JC_Emac_rtc_rv5, whole genome shotgun sequence genome:
- the si:ch211-203d1.3 gene encoding protein phosphatase Slingshot homolog 3, with the protein MALLTLHRLPSIATSPNESLQRRGTLQKRESFALVKGAVLLLEEGERVGLHEETCPSPPSPVKEGNGASDKQHRQLHAMVEQLRPEDTMKLAVQLESISSVRVRYLIVVCTLGNKQESILLGMDFPNSDSDQCTIGLVLPIWSDTQVYLDGDGGFSVTAAEETRIFKPVSMQTMWSVLQALHGCTERAVRAAVIPGNGLEWAEHYHQHIESDRFCLNEWEAMNDLESVRRDSDGQSSAERISDETLIKEHLRDILSTEDLDNLTSKMVHSALETRIGFDMKPFKEYIDNEILVTMAQMDNPSKIFDFLYLGSEWNAANFEELQKNNVGYILNVTREIDNFFPESFTYMNIRVYDVEATDLLPHWKDTYNFIKTARDSGQALLVHCKMGVSRSASTVIAYAMKQHHWPLDVALAYVRDRRSIVKPNEGFMRQLQTYNGILNASQQRHSALWRRKSRDQRQKSVRKEARREEGKPEEEEEEEEDEEDDDDDEGLGDYESDEESPDEKDEAKEDTDVFEDPPPQDETDPGSEPTPACSVTVNEPDKVAPSVNRSGRMNLFSLMQSISDEDKGREQFLGSPTRSPRQRRSSQKRPGLTHQRAFVDVSPEPRSLPGASKTKPWSDERD; encoded by the exons ATGGCTCTGTTGACCCTGCATAGGCTCCCGTCCATCGCCACCTCTCCA aATGAAAGCCTTCAAAGAAGAGGAACGCTTCAGAAAAG GGAGAGCTTCGCCCTGGTGAAGGGGGCGGTCCTCCTGCTGGAAGAGGGTGAGAGAGTGGGCCTCCATGAGGAAACTTGTCCCTCTCCACCTTCTCCTGTTAAGGAAGGCAATGGCGCGTCAGACAAACAGCACAGACAGCTTCATGCCATGGTGGAACAGCTGCGACCGGAAGATACTATGAAGCTG GCGGTGCAGTTGGAGTCTATCAGCTCGGTCAGAGTCAGATATCTGATCGTTGTCTGCACCCTCGGCAACAAACAGGAGAGCATCCTGCTGGGCATGGATTTCCCCAactcagacag CGACCAGTGCACCATCGGCCTGGTTCTGCCGATATGGAGCGACACTCAGGTGTATCTGGACGGAGACGg TGGTTTTAGCGTCACCGCTGCAGAAGAGACCAGAATTTTTAAGCCTGTTTCCATGCAGACCATGTG GTCTGTCCTGCAGGCGCTGCACGGCTGCACTGAGCGTGCGGTCAGGGCAGCAGTGATCCCAGGAAACGGTCTGGAGTGGGCCGAGCACTACCACCAGCACATCGAGTCGGACCGCTTCTGCCTCAACGAGTGGGAGGCCATGAATGACCTGGAGTCGGTCCGCAGGGACAGTGACGGACAGAG CTCGGCAGAGAGAATATCCGACGAGACGCTGATCAAAGAGCACCTGAGAGACATCCTGAGTACTGAAGACCTGGACAACCTCACGTCTAAAATG GTACACTCTGCTCTGGAAACCAGGATAGGCTTCGACATGAAACCCTTCAAGGAGTACATTGACAATGAGATCCTGGTCACCATGGCACAGATGGATAACCCCTCCAAAATATTTGACTTCCTTTACCTG GGCTCTGAGTGGAACGCAGCTAACTTCGAggagctgcagaaaaacaa tgtggGCTATATTCTGAATGTGACGAGGGAGATTGACAACTTTTTCCCAGAGTCCTTCACGTACATGAACATCAGAGTGTACGATGTGGAGGCCACCGACCTGCTGCCTCACTGGAAAGACACGTACAACTTCATCAAAACGGCGAG GGACAGTGGACAAGCTTTGTTGGTGCACTGTAAGATGGGCGTTTCTCGCTCTGCTTCCACGGTGATCGCCTACGCCATGAAGCAGCATCACTGGCCGCTGGATGTGGCGTTGGCCTACGTCAGGGATCGCCGGTCCATCGTCAAGCCCAACGAAGGCTTCATGAGGCAGCTGCAGACCTACAATGGCATCCTCAACGCCAG CCAGCAGCGCCACAGCGCACTCTGGAGGCGGAAGTCGAGAGACCAAAGACAAAAGTCAGTCCGCAAGGAGGCAAGACGGGAGGAAGGAAAgccagaagaggaagaggaggaagaggaggatgaggaggatgacgatgatgatgagggACTTGGCGATTatgagagtgatgaagagagtCCAGATGAAAAAGATGAAGCGAAGGAAGACACAGAC GTGTTTGAAGATCCCCCCCCACAGGATGAGACCGACCCGGGGTCCGAGCCAACCCCAGCCTGTTCTGTTACAGTGAATGAACCAGACAAG GTGGCTCCGAGTGTAAATCGCAGTGGCAGGATGAACCTGTTCTCTCTCATGCAGTCCATCAGTGATGAAGACAAAGGACGAGAGCAG TTCCTCGGCAGTCCGACGCGGTCTCCGCGGCAACGAAGGAGTAGCCAAAAGCGGCCTGGTCTGACTCACCAGAGAGCATTCGTGGATGTTTCACCTGAGCCACGAAGCCTGCCTGGCGCTTCTAAAACCAAACCCTGGAGTGATGAAAGAGACTGA
- the mrpl18 gene encoding 39S ribosomal protein L18, mitochondrial produces the protein MALSVRVLLSQIQRCRPILAANQTARCLSQGAAQAEPSEEENESVNPTFVNRNPRNLELMALAVKDRGWKTVWPHREFYHRLEFSRTKHHVTANVFSSNSPVPVLTCSTKEWALKRDLYSTGCVAACQAVGEVLAHRCHQAGITRMVYRAIPWTYRSDAVQSFRTALKEGGITLSEPRRKYIDN, from the exons ATGGCTCTGAGTGTCCGGGTGTTGTTAAGTCAGATTCAACGATGTCGTCCAATATTGGCTGCAAACCAGACAG CTCGGTGTCTGAGTCAGGGCGCTGCTCAGGCGGAGCCCAGCGAGGAGGAAAATGAATCCGTGAACCCGACTTTTGTGAACAGAAACCCCCGCAACCTGGAGCTAATGGCTCTGGCTGTGAAGGACCGGGGCTGGAAGACCGTGTGGCCTCACCGGGAGTTTTACCACAG GTTGGAGTTTTCCCGAACCAAGCACCATGTGACGGCCAATGTGTTCTCCAGCAACTCTCCTGTCCCGGTACTCACCTGTTCAACGAAAGAATGGGCGCTAAAGAGGGATCTGTATTCCACCGGCTGTGTGGCGGCGTGCCAGGCTGTGGGCGAGGTGCTGGCACATCGCTGCCATCAAGCTGGCATCACCAGGATGGTGTACAGGGCGATTCCCTGGACCTACCGCTCTGACGCT gTTCAGTCTTTTAGGACAGCATTGAAAGAGGGAGGAATCACACTCAGTGAACCCAGGAGGAAATACATTGACAACTGA
- the LOC134860364 gene encoding V-type proton ATPase 116 kDa subunit a 3-like produces the protein MGSMFRSEEVCLVQLFLQSGSAYNCVSELGELGLVEFRDLNPNVNAFQRKFVSEVRRCEELEKTFCFLEQEIRRSLSPPMQGPLPPPCPTPLAPQPRELITIEEESERLARELKEVSRNRDSLRAQMTQLSQYQGVLTRTHSLTASQAPPPVLETQGLFDNRQDVHLSFVAGVVHPWKVPSFERLLWRACRGYIIVDFREMEDRLEHPETGEMVQWSVFLISYWGDQIGQKVKKICDCFRTQTFAYPENTAEREEILQGLQGRIEDIKSVLLQTESFLQQLLMQAVAVLPQWKVRVQKCKAVQMVLNLCSPSVTDKCLIAEAWCPITKLPELQSALREGGRKSGSSVDSFYNRLPSSTPPPTLFPTNSFTAGFQNIVDAYGVARYREVNPAVYTIITFPFLFAVMFGDVGHGLLMTLGALWMVLEEKDPKLRNSNNEIWRMMFGGRYLILLMGLFSIYTGAIYNECFSRGLSPFNSGWHVGPMFENNIWNASVLAGNQYLTMDPVVSGVFTNPYPFGIDPVWGMSNNKLTFLNSYKMKMSVIIGVIHMSFGVCLSFFNYWHFGQMSSVFFVLIPELFFMICLFGYLIFMVIFKWIAYSPAQSKIAPSILIHFIDMFLFTDNPENPKLYEGQILVQKILVVLALCSVPVLLAGKPTYEYIKFKRRRRQLGEDRRPLMADEGSINARQGEVEGGAAEEEEQFDAADVFMHQAIHTIEYCLGCISNTASYLRLWALSLAHAQLSEVLWVMVMHIGLKWEGYVGSAVLFLVFAFFAVLTVCILLVMEGLSAFLHALRLHWVEFQNKFYSGTGYKLSPFSFSSIISGTADI, from the exons ATGGGCTCCATGTTTCGCAGTGAGGAAGTGTGCCTGGTTCAGCTCTTCCTTCAGTCTGGCTCGGCCTACAACTGTGTCAGTGAGCTGGGAGAACTAGGGCTGGTTGAATTCAGAGAT TTAAATCCAAATGTGAACGCCTTCCAGAGGAAGTTTGTCAGCGAGGTCAGGCGATGTGAGGAACTTGAGAAAACGTTTT GCTTCCTGGAGCAGGAGATCAGGCGCTCCCTATCCCCGCCCATGCAGGGTCCCCTTCCTCCTCCGTGCCCAACACCTTTGGCCCCTCAGCCCCGAGAACTCATCACCATAGAGGAGGAGTCCGAGAGGCTGGCCAGAGAGCTCAAAGAG GTGTCCAGGAACAGAGACAGCCTGCGGGCTCAGATGACCCAACTCTCTCAGTACCAAGGAGTCCTGACCAGAACACACTCTCTCACAGCCTCACAG GCCCCACCACCTGTACTGGAAACCCAAGGCCTGTTTGATAATCGCCAAGATGTCCACCTCAG tTTTGTTGCAGGAGTGGTCCATCCTTGGAAGGTCCCCTCATTTGAGCGTTTGTTATGGCGTGCGTGTCGCGGTTATATCATCGTGGATTTCAGAGAAATGGAAGATCGACTCGAGCACCCCGAAACG GGGGAAATGGTGCAATGGAGTGTGTTCCTCATCTCTTATTGGGGCGATCAGATTGGACAAAAAGTAAAGAAGATATGTGATTG CTTCCGCACACAGACTTTTGCATACCCGGAGAACAcagctgagagagaggagattcTTCAGGGACTCCAAGGCAGAATCGAAGATATCAAATCG GTGTTGTTGCAGACCGagtccttcctgcagcagctgctgatGCAGGCGGTAGCTGTGCTGCCACAGTGGAAGGTGCGAGTGCAAAAATGTAAGGCGGTCCAGATGGTGCTGAATCTCTGCAGCCCCTCCGTCACTGACAAATGCTTGATCGCTGAGGCCTGGTGTCCCATCACCAAGCTGCCTGAACTGCAGAGCGcactgagagagggaggg AGGAAGAGTGGCAGTAGTGTCGACTCTTTCTACAACCGGCTGCCTTCCTccacccctccccccaccctGTTTCCCACCAACTCCTTCACAGCTGGCTTCCAGAACATTGTTGATGCCTACGGAGTGGCCAGATACCGTGAAGTCAACCCAG CGGTGTACACCATAATAACCTTCCCCTTCCTGTTTGCTGTGATGTTTGGGGATGTGGGTCATGGTCTACTGATGACACTGGGTGCCCTATGGATGGTCCTTGAGGAAAAGGACCCCAAACTCAGAAATAGCAACAAtgag ATCTGGAGGATGATGTTTGGAGGAAGGTACCTGATTCTGCTGATGGGGCTCTTCTCTATCTACACGGGGGCCATTTACAACGAGTGCTTCAGCAGAGGCCTCAGCCCCTTCAACTCAGGGTGGCACGTCGGCCCGATGTTCGAGAACAACATATGGAA tGCATCGGTCCTGGCTGGAAACCAGTACTTGACGATGGATCCTGTGGTCTCTGGGGTTTTTACCAACCCCTATCCATTTGGCATTGACCCG gTCTGGGGGATGTCCAACAACAAACTAACTTTCCTTAACTCATACAAGATGAAGATGTCTGTTATTATCGGTGTCATACACATGAGTTTTGGAGTCTGCTTGTCGTTTTTCAACTACTG GCACTTTGGCCAGATGAGCAGTGTCTTCTTTGTGCTGATCCCTGAGCTGTTCTTCATGATCTGCCTTTTTGGCTACTTGATCTTTATGGTGATCTTCAAGTGGATTGCTTACAGTCCCGCCCAGTCCAAAATCGCTCCCAGTATACTGATCCACTTCATAGACATGTTCCTCTTCACAGACAACCCCGAGAACCCAAAACTCTATGaaggacag ATTCTGGTGCAGAAGATCCTGGTGGTGCTGGCTCTGTGTTCTGTCCCAGTCCTCCTTGCGGGGAAGCCCACATATGAATACATCAAATTCAAGAGAAGACGACGTCAACTA GGGGAAGACAGACGTCCGCTGATGGCCGATGAAGGCTCCATTAACGCTCGTcagggggaggtggagggaggagctgcagaagaggaggaa cagtttgacGCTGCAGACGTGTTCATGCATCAGGCCATCCACACCATCGAGTACTGCCTGGGCTGCATCTCCAACACCGCCTCTTACCTCCGACTCTGGGCTCTCAGCTTGGCCCACGCAC AGCTGTCGGAGGTGTTGTGGGTGATGGTAATGCATATTGGCCTGAAGTGGGAAGGCTATGTGGGATCTGCAGTCCTCTTTCTGGTTTTTGCCTTCTTCGCTGTGTTGACAGTCTGCATCCTGCTGGTTATGGAGGGACTCTCAGCATTCCTGCACGCGCTCCGTCTGCACTG GGTGGAGTTTCAGAACAAGTTCTACAGTGGGACGGGCTACAAGCTGAGCCCGTTCTCCTTCTCATCAATCATCAGTGGAACAGCTGATATATGA
- the prpf19 gene encoding pre-mRNA-processing factor 19: MSLVCAISNEVPEHPCVSPVSSQVFERRLIEKYIAENGTDPMNGQPLSEEQLVDIKVSHPIRPKAPSATSIPAILKSLQDEWDAVMLHSFTLRQQLQTTRQELSHALYQHDAACRVIARLTKEVTAAREALATLKPQAGLVAPQAVPASQPNAAGAGGEPMEISEQVGMTPEIIQKLQDKATILTTERKKRGKTVPEELVRAEDLSKYRQVASHAGLHSASVPGILALDLCPSDTNKVLTGGADKNVVVFDKSEEQIVATLKGHTKKVTSVIYHPSQSVVFSASPDNTIRVWSVAGGNCVQVVRAHEGGVTGLSLHATGDYLLSSSEDQYWAFSDIQTGRVLTKVTDESAGCALTCAQFHPDGLIFGTGTADSQIKIWDLKERTNVANFPGHSGPVTSIAFSENGYYLATGAQDSSVKLWDLRKLKNFKTINLDNNYEVKSLVFDQSGTYLAVGGSDIRVYICKQWSEVLNFTDHTGLVTGVAFGENAQFLTSAGMDRSLKFYSL; this comes from the exons ATGTCTTTGGTTTGTGCAA TCTCCAACGAAGTCCCGGAGCACCCGTGTGTCTCTCCGGTGTCCAGCCAGGTGTTTGAGCGCAGGCTGATCGAGAAGTACATCGCAGAGAATGGGACCGACCCGATGAACGGACAACCCCTATCTGAGGAGCAGCTCGTAGACATCAAAG TGTCTCATCCCATTAGACCAAAGGCTCCATCAGCAACAAGCATTCCTGCCATCCTCAAGTCCCTTCAAGATGAGTGG GATGCTGTTATGCTTCACAGCTTCACCCTGCGGCAACAGCTGCAGACGACTCGCCAAGAACTGTCTCACGCCCTCTACCAACACGATGCCGCCTGCCGAGTCATCGCTCGACTCACCAAAGAGGTCACTGCTGCGAGAGAAG ctCTTGCCACACTCAAGCCCCAGGCTGGATTGGTGGCTCCTCAGGCCGTCCCTGCCTCTCAGCCAAATGCCGCA GGCGCTGGTGGAGAGCCCATGGAGATTAGTGAACAGGTCGGAATGACTCCAGAGATCATCCAAAAG CTCCAAGACAAAGCTACTATCCTcaccacagaaagaaagaag agaggaaaaactgtcccAGAGGAGCTGGTTAGAGCTGAAGATCTCAGCAAATACCGCCAGGTGGCCTCTCATGCT GGTCTTCATAGTGCCAGTGTCCCTGGTATTCTGGCTCTGGATCTGTGTCCTTCAGACACCAACAAAGTTCTCACCG GCGGAGCTGATAAGAACGTGGTGGTGTTTGACAAGAGTGAGGAACAGATTGTGGCCACACTGAAGGGTCACACCAAGAAGGTCACCTCTGTCATTTACCATCCATCCCAG TCCGTGGTCTTCTCTGCGTCTCCAGACAACACCATCCGTGTGTGGTCCGTTGCCGGGGGGAATTGTGTTCAGGTGGTGCGTGCCCACGAGGGGGGTGTCACTGGACTCTCCCTTCACGCTACTGGGGACTACCTGCTCAGCTCCTCTGAGGatcag TACTGGGCCTTTTCTGATATCCAGACTGGTCGAGTCCTCACCAAAGTTACGGATGAAAGTGCAGGCTGCG CTCTGACCTGTGCTCAGTTCCACCCTGATGGTCTCATTTTTGGCACTGGGACGGCTGATTCCCAAATCAAGATCTGGGATCTGAAGGAGCGCACCAACGTGGCAAACTTCCCAGGCCACTCTGGCCCCGTCACTTCCATTGCCTTCTCTGAGAACGGATACTATCTGGCTACAG GTGCCCAGGATAGCTCTGTGAAACTCTGGGATCTGAGGAAACTGAAGAACTTCAAGACCATCAATCTGGACAACAACTATGAG gTGAAGTCCCTTGTGTTTGACCAGAGTGGTACCTACCTGGCTGTTGGAGGATCTGACATCCGGGTCTACATCTGCAAACAGTGGTCTGAGGTCCTCAACTTCACAG ATCATACAGGATTGGTGACTGGAGTTGCCTTTGGAGAGAACGCTCAGTTCCTGACCTCTGCGGGAATGGACAGAAGTCTCAAATTTTACAGTTTGTGA